Within the Rosa rugosa chromosome 2, drRosRugo1.1, whole genome shotgun sequence genome, the region AAGACGGCTAGCTTGAGCTTTTCGAAAGAAGGACCGAAACAGAGTTTGTTCCATGGGAATTTAGCATCTCTAAGATCACCATTGAATTGAGTGTTCTCATCACCCCCAAAAAATGGTTCTTGGGTGTTCTTGAGTGATGAAAGGAAGAGGAAAAAGGAAGTAAAGAGTAGAATCAAAGTGAGAATGGTTGAGAATCTAATAGGCATGAAGTTAGAAGATGAAGAGCTTTTGCAAGTTTGGTGTTTCAATCCCATTATTGCTAAAACAAGGTGTGATCCTTATTCGGATGATATGAACTTGTTATAAAGTCTTGAATGTAATAAAGGCTTTTAGGCCATTGATGGCGGATCTCCTCGAACTTGTGAAAACTCTATAGAACTCTAGCACATGGCCTTTGGTCAACTCTATTTTAACTTCTGGAAATAAACTTTAAACCCTTTTATGAGTGCCAGGAAAACACACGAGGATGAAAGCTGAAAGAAGTAACCAAAGGACATAAATGCTTTGTTTGCTTCAATGTGTTTTAATCACTACACTTGGTTTTTTCCTTTACTCGCCAAAAAGAAGTGACCTTTCCACAAGCAAATAACCAAAACGACAACACTAACAGACAAAACGACACCCAGTcagtcaaaagtcaaaacacttATTGCTTCTACAGAGAAACCACTCAGCATCGTCTCCTAGCCTTGACACTCAATTTCCCTAGAGTTTCAAAACAAAAGCTTTGCTTCTTTCTTTATTCTTGATGCACTAAAGTAGGAGTCTTGTCCCAAAATCCCAACCCTAATTCAATTTCACGTTTGAGGGTTTCTCACAATTGCAAAATCAGGGTTTTTTGAGTGTATTTATTGTAAGCAAAACCAATACCCTAAAGGGGATGTAATAAAGTTAGGGGCTTTGTCCCATAAACCCTAGCCCAGTTCGATTTCGATCAAAGCAGTCAAATCCCAGAAGAAAGTTACCACATTTGGATTGTTTTCGAGGGTTTCACCTAGAATGGTTTCAGGCCCACTTGTTGGAGACGAAGCCAGCAACAGATTCTATTCCCGGAACACCCAGAATCCCAACCATGTCATCCGCCATTCGTcggagcagcagcagcagcagcagcagcggcAGAGCTTGATGCAGCAGTTCCGAGGCGAAACGGCGTCGGTTGACTCCTCCAACAATGGGCTCGCCGAGCCGGGCAATGGGCCACGTGGGTATTCAAAGGTGGGGGACAAGGTGAGGATTTGCTTGAACTCCAAGACTGACATTAAGGGGATCAAGTGGAAGCTGATGGGTGAGCTTGAGCAAGTGAGGTGCTTGGTGAGGAACCTCGAAGCTAAGGAGGCTCAGTTTGCTGAAGGGTATGGTATTTCTCAGCTTTCAGATACTAATTTGGTAGATAATAATGTTAGAACTACAATGCCATTTAGGGGTTTAAGTGTTTGTACGGCGGAGAATGAGAATAGGGGCGGTGAGTttgtggaggagaagaagaagaagaagaagaagactccGAAGGGAGATCAGAGTTCTAGGAATTCAAAGTTACCTCCTTCTGGGGGTAACAAGAATAGGAAGAGTGAAGTTGGGCTGTTGTTGGGGTCGGATAAGAATTCGATTAGATTGTTGAAGAGTTGTAGTACTTTGCTTGAGAAATTGATGAAGCATAAGCACGGCTGGGTGTTTAATAAGCCGGTAGATGCTAAGGGGCTTGGCCTGCATGATTACTATAAGATTGTTAAGCATCCGATGGATTTGGGGACGGTGAAGAGTAGGCTGGACAAGAATTGGTATAAGACGGCTGCTGAGTTTGCAGAGGATGTGAGACTTACATTCAATAATGCCATGTTGTATAACCCGAAAGAGCAGGATGTTCATGTGATGGCGAACCTATTGTTGAAGTTGTTTGAAGAGAAATGGGTGGCTATAGAGGATCAGTATAATCTTAATAGGAGAGTTGAAATGGGTAGTGATTCAGAATTGCCGACCCCTGTTTCAAGAAATGCTGAAGCTCCTGCTCAGAATAATATTAATAGGAGGGTTGAAATAGGTAATAATTCAGAATTGCCAACCCCTATTTCAAGAAAGGTTCGGGCTCCAGCGCATAATATTAATAGGAGAATTGGAATGGGTAATAATTCAGAATTGCCTACCCCTATAACAAGAAAGGTTCaggctcctcctcctcctcctccttctcctccgccttTGGAGATGAGGACTCTGGATAGAGCAGAATCTATGACAAAGCCTGTTGATCCCAAGTTGAAACCTGCAAGTGTTGGTCATCCAGGTAGAAAGCCGGTTCCAAAGAAACCAAAAGCTCGGGACCCTGACAAAAGGGATATGAATATGCAGGAGAAGCAGAAGCTCAGCACAGACCTTCAGGCTTTGCCTTCTGAGAAACTAGCTAATGTTGTCCAGATTGTTAAAAAGAGAAGTCAAGGGATTTTACAACAAGACGATGAGATTGAATTGGACATTGGCAGTGTTGATCCTGAAACACTTTGGGAACTGGATAGATTTGTGACTAATTTTAAAAAGAGCTTGAccaaaaataagagaaaagctGAACTTGCTCCTCAATCAGTAGAAGAATCTGACTATGCTATGCATGAGGTAAGGCAATAAATCATGTAATATTGAAgtcctctgctttgtttttcctttcttaAGTTCTTTTGGCTTATACTTTGACTTTCATCTTTTGAACTTGCAGATTGTGGCACAAGCCACCGCAGAGGCACAACATGAGGCCATAGCAG harbors:
- the LOC133728141 gene encoding transcription factor GTE3, chloroplastic-like isoform X1; amino-acid sequence: MVSGPLVGDEASNRFYSRNTQNPNHVIRHSSEQQQQQQQRQSLMQQFRGETASVDSSNNGLAEPGNGPRGYSKVGDKVRICLNSKTDIKGIKWKLMGELEQVRCLVRNLEAKEAQFAEGYGISQLSDTNLVDNNVRTTMPFRGLSVCTAENENRGGEFVEEKKKKKKKTPKGDQSSRNSKLPPSGGNKNRKSEVGLLLGSDKNSIRLLKSCSTLLEKLMKHKHGWVFNKPVDAKGLGLHDYYKIVKHPMDLGTVKSRLDKNWYKTAAEFAEDVRLTFNNAMLYNPKEQDVHVMANLLLKLFEEKWVAIEDQYNLNRRVEMGSDSELPTPVSRNAEAPAQNNINRRVEIGNNSELPTPISRKVRAPAHNINRRIGMGNNSELPTPITRKVQAPPPPPPSPPPLEMRTLDRAESMTKPVDPKLKPASVGHPGRKPVPKKPKARDPDKRDMNMQEKQKLSTDLQALPSEKLANVVQIVKKRSQGILQQDDEIELDIGSVDPETLWELDRFVTNFKKSLTKNKRKAELAPQSVEESDYAMHEIVAQATAEAQHEAIAAVEYNDNASSPVQREERGENVSGSSSSSSDSGSSSSDSENGSSSGSGSYSNR
- the LOC133728141 gene encoding transcription factor GTE3, chloroplastic-like isoform X2, which produces MVSGPLVGDEASNRFYSRNTQNPNHVIRHSSEQQQQQQQRQSLMQQFRGETASVDSSNNGLAEPGNGPRGYSKVGDKVRICLNSKTDIKGIKWKLMGELEQVRCLVRNLEAKEAQFAEGYGISQLSDTNLVDNNVRTTMPFRGLSVCTAENENRGGEFVEEKKKKKKKTPKGDQSSRNSKLPPSGGNKNRKSEVGLLLGSDKNSIRLLKSCSTLLEKLMKHKHGWVFNKPVDAKGLGLHDYYKIVKHPMDLGTVKSRLDKNWYKTAAEFAEDVRLTFNNAMLYNPKEQDVHVMANLLLKLFEEKWVAIEDQYNLNRRVEMGSDSELPTPVSRNAEAPAQNNINRRVEIGNNSELPTPISRKVRAPAHNINRRIGMGNNSELPTPITRKVQAPPPPPPSPPPLEMRTLDRAESMTKPVDPKLKPASVGHPGRKPVPKKPKARDPDKRDMNMQEKQKLSTDLQALPSEKLANVVQIVKKRSQGILQQDDEIELDIGSVDPETLWELDRFVTNFKKSLTKNKRKAELAPQSVEESDYAMHEIVAQATAEAQHEAIAVEYNDNASSPVQREERGENVSGSSSSSSDSGSSSSDSENGSSSGSGSYSNR